One window from the genome of Eleginops maclovinus isolate JMC-PN-2008 ecotype Puerto Natales chromosome 15, JC_Emac_rtc_rv5, whole genome shotgun sequence encodes:
- the LOC134877286 gene encoding estrogen-related receptor gamma-like isoform X2 codes for MSVRGLDPTCPSTIKREPASPSPSSQGDVSPAQPSPGSTSSDTNSSYGALIKGHNLINGLDSPSLYGHTAGLSNNGGANRRFVEEETQVKCEYMLGSVAKRVCLVCGDVASGYHYGVASCEACKAFFKRTIQGNIEYSCPASNECEITKRRRKSCQACRFVKCLSVGMLREGVRLDRVRGGRQKYKRRIDAENSPYLHPQNALPQKKTFVGGMVENKVVSLLLVAEPEGIFAMPDPTVPESDIKALTTLCDLADRELVVNIGWAKHIPGFPSLSLADQMSLLQSGWMEILILRVVFRSLALEDKLVYAEDYIMDEEQSKLAGLLDLNNAILQLVKKYKAMGLEKEEFVVLKAIALANSDSMQIEDLEAVQRLQDVLHGALQDYEATHRPEDPRRAGKLIMTLPLLRQTAARAVQHFCSIKQDGRVPMHKLFLELLEAKA; via the exons ATGTCAGTGAGGGGCTTGGACCCCACCTGTCCGTCCACTATAAAGCGTGAGCCCGCCAGCCCCAGTCCCAGCTCTCAGGGCGACGTCAGCCCGGCCCAGCCCAGTCCTGGAAGCACTTCCTCGGACACAAACTCCAGCTATGGAGCCCTGATCAAAGGCCACAACCTCATTAATGGGCTGGACTCACCAAGCCTCTATGGCCACACAGCAGGGTTGTCCAACAATGGAGGAGCAAACAG GAGGTTTGTTGAGGAGGAAACCCAAGTGAAGTGTGAATACATGCTGGGTTCGGTGGCCAAgcgtgtgtgtctggtgtgcgGTGATGTTGCCTCGGGCTACCACTATGGTGTAGCCTCCTGTGAAGCCTGCAAGGCCTTTTTCAAGAGGACCATCCAGG GTAACATTGAATACAGCTGCCCAGCATCCAATGAATGTGAAATCACCAAAAGAAGAAGGAAATCCTGCCAGGCCTGTCGATTCGTGAAATGTCTGTCTGTGGGCATGTTGAGAGAAG gTGTTCGCCTGGACCGGGTTCGAGGTGgcagacagaaatacaaaagaagaaTAGACGCGGAGAACAGCCCGTATCTGCACCCACAGAATGCCTTGCCTCAGAAGAAAACAT TTGTTGGCGGTATGGTAGAAAACAAGGTGgtgtctctgctgctggtgGCCGAGCCAGAGGGCATCTTCGCCATGCCGGACCCCACTGTCCCTGAGAGCGACATCAAGGCTCTGACCACGCTGTGTGACCTGGCTGACAGAGAGCTGGTGGTGAACATCGGCTGGGCCAAACATATCCCAG GCTTCCCCTCCCTGTCTCTGGCTGACCAGATGAGTCTGCTGCAGAGCGGCTGGATGGAGATTTTGATCCTTCGAGTGGTGTTTCGCTCGCTGGCCTTGGAGGACAAGCTGGTGTACGCCGAGGACTACATCATGGACGAGGAGCAGTCGAAGCTTGCGGGGCTGCTCGACCTCAACAACGCCATCCTGCAGCTGGTGAAGAAGTATAAAGCCATGGGGCTGGAGAAGGAGGAGTTTGTGGTCCTCAAAGCTATTGCGCTCGCTAACTCAG ACTCCATGCAGATTGAGGACTTGGAGGCAGTTCAGAGACTCCAGGACGTCCTTCACGGGGCCCTTCAGGACTACGAGGCCACCCACCGCCCGGAGGACCCTCGGCGGGCTGGCAAGCTAATCATGACCCTCCCTCTCCTCCGTCAGACGGCAGCTCGCGCTGTCCAGCACTTCTGCAGCATCAAACAGGACGGCCGTGTGCCCATGCACAAACTGTTCCTCGAACTGCTGGAGGCCAAGGCCTGA
- the LOC134877286 gene encoding estrogen-related receptor gamma-like isoform X1, whose translation MDLVDLYLPECFTYHSDTDHLGRMSVRGLDPTCPSTIKREPASPSPSSQGDVSPAQPSPGSTSSDTNSSYGALIKGHNLINGLDSPSLYGHTAGLSNNGGANRRFVEEETQVKCEYMLGSVAKRVCLVCGDVASGYHYGVASCEACKAFFKRTIQGNIEYSCPASNECEITKRRRKSCQACRFVKCLSVGMLREGVRLDRVRGGRQKYKRRIDAENSPYLHPQNALPQKKTFVGGMVENKVVSLLLVAEPEGIFAMPDPTVPESDIKALTTLCDLADRELVVNIGWAKHIPGFPSLSLADQMSLLQSGWMEILILRVVFRSLALEDKLVYAEDYIMDEEQSKLAGLLDLNNAILQLVKKYKAMGLEKEEFVVLKAIALANSDSMQIEDLEAVQRLQDVLHGALQDYEATHRPEDPRRAGKLIMTLPLLRQTAARAVQHFCSIKQDGRVPMHKLFLELLEAKA comes from the exons ATGGATTTAGTCGACCTTTACCTCCCAGAGTGTTTCACCTACCACTCTGACACAGA TCATCTTGGCAGGATGTCAGTGAGGGGCTTGGACCCCACCTGTCCGTCCACTATAAAGCGTGAGCCCGCCAGCCCCAGTCCCAGCTCTCAGGGCGACGTCAGCCCGGCCCAGCCCAGTCCTGGAAGCACTTCCTCGGACACAAACTCCAGCTATGGAGCCCTGATCAAAGGCCACAACCTCATTAATGGGCTGGACTCACCAAGCCTCTATGGCCACACAGCAGGGTTGTCCAACAATGGAGGAGCAAACAG GAGGTTTGTTGAGGAGGAAACCCAAGTGAAGTGTGAATACATGCTGGGTTCGGTGGCCAAgcgtgtgtgtctggtgtgcgGTGATGTTGCCTCGGGCTACCACTATGGTGTAGCCTCCTGTGAAGCCTGCAAGGCCTTTTTCAAGAGGACCATCCAGG GTAACATTGAATACAGCTGCCCAGCATCCAATGAATGTGAAATCACCAAAAGAAGAAGGAAATCCTGCCAGGCCTGTCGATTCGTGAAATGTCTGTCTGTGGGCATGTTGAGAGAAG gTGTTCGCCTGGACCGGGTTCGAGGTGgcagacagaaatacaaaagaagaaTAGACGCGGAGAACAGCCCGTATCTGCACCCACAGAATGCCTTGCCTCAGAAGAAAACAT TTGTTGGCGGTATGGTAGAAAACAAGGTGgtgtctctgctgctggtgGCCGAGCCAGAGGGCATCTTCGCCATGCCGGACCCCACTGTCCCTGAGAGCGACATCAAGGCTCTGACCACGCTGTGTGACCTGGCTGACAGAGAGCTGGTGGTGAACATCGGCTGGGCCAAACATATCCCAG GCTTCCCCTCCCTGTCTCTGGCTGACCAGATGAGTCTGCTGCAGAGCGGCTGGATGGAGATTTTGATCCTTCGAGTGGTGTTTCGCTCGCTGGCCTTGGAGGACAAGCTGGTGTACGCCGAGGACTACATCATGGACGAGGAGCAGTCGAAGCTTGCGGGGCTGCTCGACCTCAACAACGCCATCCTGCAGCTGGTGAAGAAGTATAAAGCCATGGGGCTGGAGAAGGAGGAGTTTGTGGTCCTCAAAGCTATTGCGCTCGCTAACTCAG ACTCCATGCAGATTGAGGACTTGGAGGCAGTTCAGAGACTCCAGGACGTCCTTCACGGGGCCCTTCAGGACTACGAGGCCACCCACCGCCCGGAGGACCCTCGGCGGGCTGGCAAGCTAATCATGACCCTCCCTCTCCTCCGTCAGACGGCAGCTCGCGCTGTCCAGCACTTCTGCAGCATCAAACAGGACGGCCGTGTGCCCATGCACAAACTGTTCCTCGAACTGCTGGAGGCCAAGGCCTGA